In the genome of Tripterygium wilfordii isolate XIE 37 chromosome 19, ASM1340144v1, whole genome shotgun sequence, one region contains:
- the LOC119985257 gene encoding uncharacterized protein LOC119985257 isoform X2, translating to MTNTGALDLIMDVNVSTQYNNRWKQMGCEEKKTAVDEEIKRMKQLPSNSAYVSHRLRVLNKILHLMSAERTASVEQELELLFAKLSL from the exons ATGACGAACAC GGGTGCACTTGATCTGATCATGGATGTTAATGTCAGTACCCAGTATAATAATAGATGGAAGCAAATGGGATGTGAAGAGAAGAAGACAGCTGTTGACGAAGAAATTAAAAGGATGAAGCAACTCCCGTCGAACAGTGCTTATGTTTCCCATCGTTTGCGGGTCCTCAATAAGATTCTACATCTTATGTCTGCTGAG AGGACTGCATCAGTGGAACAAGAGCTAGAGTTGCTTTTTGCCAAGCTGTCTTTGTAA
- the LOC119985257 gene encoding uncharacterized protein LOC119985257 isoform X1 yields the protein MVFLETTSPHIMRERGALDLIMDVNVSTQYNNRWKQMGCEEKKTAVDEEIKRMKQLPSNSAYVSHRLRVLNKILHLMSAERTASVEQELELLFAKLSL from the exons ATGGtattcttggaaacaacctctccacatattatgcgaGAAAG GGGTGCACTTGATCTGATCATGGATGTTAATGTCAGTACCCAGTATAATAATAGATGGAAGCAAATGGGATGTGAAGAGAAGAAGACAGCTGTTGACGAAGAAATTAAAAGGATGAAGCAACTCCCGTCGAACAGTGCTTATGTTTCCCATCGTTTGCGGGTCCTCAATAAGATTCTACATCTTATGTCTGCTGAG AGGACTGCATCAGTGGAACAAGAGCTAGAGTTGCTTTTTGCCAAGCTGTCTTTGTAA
- the LOC119985257 gene encoding uncharacterized protein LOC119985257 isoform X3, whose translation MDVNVSTQYNNRWKQMGCEEKKTAVDEEIKRMKQLPSNSAYVSHRLRVLNKILHLMSAERTASVEQELELLFAKLSL comes from the exons ATGGATGTTAATGTCAGTACCCAGTATAATAATAGATGGAAGCAAATGGGATGTGAAGAGAAGAAGACAGCTGTTGACGAAGAAATTAAAAGGATGAAGCAACTCCCGTCGAACAGTGCTTATGTTTCCCATCGTTTGCGGGTCCTCAATAAGATTCTACATCTTATGTCTGCTGAG AGGACTGCATCAGTGGAACAAGAGCTAGAGTTGCTTTTTGCCAAGCTGTCTTTGTAA
- the LOC119986186 gene encoding TIR-only protein-like: MNLQRHLHRQKHHLHLQNQLVNRNVKPCDVFINHRGTDTKRTLVTLLYDHLTRFNLRPFLDNKNMKPGDKLFDHINGAIKNCKLGVAVFSPNYCDSYFCLHELALFMESKKKVIPIFCDIKPSELQVAKNGVCPEEDVKRFNQALEEAKNTVGLTFDSLKGNWSEVVNKASDTIIGNLIEIENRERIHRLIKH, translated from the exons ATGAACCTCCAACGCCATTTACATAGACAAAAACACCATTTACATCTACAAAATCAATTAGTAAATCGCAACGTGAAGCCTTGTGATGTTTTCATAAATCATAGAGGTACCGACACAAAACGAACCCTAGTAACCTTGCTTTATGATCATCTTACTAGGTTCAACCTACGTCCTTTTTTGGACAACAAGAATATGAAACCAGGAGACAAGTTGTTCGATCACATCAATGGTGCAATAAAAAATTGTAAGCTTGGTGTTGCTGTGTTTTCACCAAATTATTGCGATTCATActtctgtctccatgaattggCTCTTTTTATGGAGTCTAAGAAGAAGGTGATTCCAATCTTTTGTGACATCAAGCCATCGGAGCTTCAAGTGGCTAAAAATGGAGTTTGTCCAGAGGAAGATGTGAAAAGGTTTAATCAAGCTCTTGAGGAGGCTAAGAACACAGTTGGACTTACCTTTGACTCCTTAAAAGG GAATTGGTCCGAAGTTGTGAACAAGGCTTCAGACACTATCATCGGAAACTTAATCGAAATAGAGAACCGAGAAAGGATTCATCGACTAATCAAACACTAA
- the LOC119986187 gene encoding TIR-only protein-like, whose translation MNLQRHLHRQKHHLHLQNQLVNRKVKPCDVFINHRGTDTKRTLVTLLYDHLTRFNLRPFLDNKNMKPGDKLFDHINGAIKSCKLGVAVFSPNYCNSYFCLHELALFMETKKKVIPIFCDIKPSKLRVANNGVCPEEDVLRFNQALEEAKNTVGLTFDSSKGNWSEVVNNASDTIIRNLIEIENRERIHRLIKR comes from the exons ATGAACCTCCAACGCCATTTACATCGGCAAAAACACCATTTACATCTGCAAAATCAATTAGTAAATCGTAAAGTGAAGCCTTGTGATGTTTTCATAAATCATAGAGGTACCGACACGAAACGAACCCTAGTAACCTTGCTTTATGATCATCTTACTAGGTTCAACCTACGTCCTTTTTTGGACAACAAGAATATGAAACCAGGAGACAAGTTGTTCGATCACATCAATGGTGCAATCAAAAGTTGTAAGCTTGGTGTTGCTGTGTTTTCACCAAACTACTGCAATTCATActtctgtctccatgaattggCTCTTTTTATGGAGACTAAGAAGAAGGTGATTCCAATCTTCTGTGACATCAAGCCATCGAAGCTTCGAGTGGCTAACAATGGAGTTTGTCCTGAGGAAGATGTGTTGAGGTTTAATCAAGCTCTTGAGGAGGCTAAGAACACAGTTGGACTTACCTTTGACTCCTCAAAAGG GAATTGGTCGGAAGTTGTGAACAATGCTTCAGACACTATCATCAGAAACTTAATTGAAATAGAGAACCGAGAAAGGATTCATCGACTAATCAAACGCTAA
- the LOC119986191 gene encoding TIR-only protein-like, with protein MNLQRHLHRQKHHLHLQNQLVNRKVKPCDVFINHRGTDTKRTLVTLLYDHLTRFNLRPFLDNKDMKPGDKLFDHINGAIKNCKLGVAVFSPNYCNSYFCLHELALFMESKKKVIPIFCDIKPSELRVANNGVCPGEDVLRFNQALEEAKNTVGLTFDSLKGNWSEVVNKASDTIIGNLIEIENRERIHRRRIELPCQILRNSKLVNFLSY; from the exons ATGAACCTCCAACGCCATTTACATCGACAAAAACATCATTTACATCTGCAAAATCAATTAGTAAATCGCAAAGTGAAGCCTTGTGATGTTTTCATAAATCATAGAGGTACCGACACGAAACGAACCCTAGTTACCTTGCTTTATGATCATCTTACTAGGTTCAACCTACGTCCTTTTTTGGACAACAAGGATATGAAACCAGGAGACAAGTTGTTCGATCACATCAATGGTGCAATCAAAAATTGTAAGCTTGGTGTTGCTGTGTTTTCACCAAATTATTGCAATTCATActtctgtctccatgaattggCTCTTTTTATGGAGTCTAAGAAGAAGGTGATTCCAATCTTTTGTGACATCAAGCCATCGGAGCTTCGGGTGGCTAACAATGGAGTTTGTCCGGGGGAAGATGTGTTGAGGTTTAATCAAGCTCTTGAGGAGGCTAAGAACACAGTTGGACTTACCTTTGACTCCTTAAAAGG GAATTGGTCCGAAGTTGTGAACAAGGCTTCAGACACTATCATCGGAAACTTAATCGAAATAGAGAACCGAGAAAGGATTCATCG ACGCCGAATCGAGTTACCCTGTCAAATTTTGCGCAATTCCAAGCTCGTGAATTTTCTATCTTACTAG
- the LOC119985429 gene encoding TIR-only protein-like, whose translation MNLQHQLHQQKHHLHLRNQLVNRKAKSCDVFINHRGTDTKRTLVTLLYDHLTRFNLRPFLDNKNMKPGDKLFDHINGAIKSCKLGVAVFSPNYCNSYFCLHELALFMESKKKVIPIFCDIKPSELRVTNNGVCPEEDVLRFNQALEEAKNTVGLTFDSLKGNWSEVVNKASDTIIRNLIEIENRERIHPLIKH comes from the exons ATGAACCTCCAACACCAGTTACATCAGCAAAAACACCATTTACATCTGCGAAATCAATTAGTAAATCGCAAAGCGAAGTCTTGTGATGTTTTCATAAATCATAGAGGTACCGACACAAAACGAACCCTAGTAACCTTGCTTTACGATCATCTTACTAGGTTCAACCTACGTCCTTTTTTGGACAACAAGAATATGAAACCAGGAGACAAGTTGTTCGATCACATCAATGGTGCAATCAAAAGTTGTAAGCTTGGTGTTGCTGTGTTTTCACCAAACTACTGCAATTCATActtctgtctccatgaattggCTCTTTTTATGGAGTCTAAGAAGAAGGTGATTCCAATCTTTTGTGACATCAAGCCATCGGAGCTTCGAGTGACTAACAATGGAGTTTGTCCAGAGGAAGATGTGTTGAGGTTTAATCAAGCTCTTGAGGAGGCTAAGAACACAGTTGGACTTACCTTTGACTCCTTAAAAGG GAATTGGTCGGAAGTTGTGAACAAGGCTTCAGACACGATCATCAGAAACTTAATTGAAATAGAGAACCGAGAAAGGATTCATCCACTAATCAAACACTAA